The Leptospira koniambonensis genome window below encodes:
- a CDS encoding polyketide cyclase codes for MWKYEYNTTVKGIDAKSLWEARSDVSNWSKWDSDIEWTKIEGEVSVGKEFVLKPKGGFACKVLITESEKPFVFGDVTSLPGAKMKFIHFFKPSKEGTEIKVELSISGPLGFLWKKILGEEQAKGMEEEIRRFSELVREGISRS; via the coding sequence ATGTGGAAGTATGAGTACAATACAACTGTAAAAGGAATAGATGCGAAATCACTTTGGGAGGCCAGATCGGATGTTTCCAATTGGTCCAAATGGGATTCTGATATCGAATGGACTAAAATAGAAGGAGAAGTTTCCGTAGGTAAAGAATTCGTCCTGAAGCCTAAGGGAGGATTTGCATGTAAGGTCCTGATCACGGAATCGGAGAAACCATTCGTATTCGGGGACGTGACCAGTCTTCCTGGAGCCAAAATGAAATTTATACATTTTTTTAAGCCCAGTAAAGAAGGAACAGAGATCAAGGTAGAGCTAAGTATCTCCGGACCATTAGGATTTCTCTGGAAAAAGATCTTGGGAGAAGAGCAGGCAAAAGGAATGGAAGAAGAGATCCGCAGATTTTCTGAACTGGTCAGGGAAGGGATCTCGAGGTCTTAA
- a CDS encoding MarR family winged helix-turn-helix transcriptional regulator, whose amino-acid sequence MSKEKVFRYDKSDDSPGFLLWQVTNLWQREIRKVLEPLDLTHAQFVLLAVTHWLELHEEETTQIKIADRAKTDPMTTSTVLRTLESKKLVKRISHQTDTRAKLVKTTSEGQKVLKQAVKVVEDFDEDFFSILGGKRKDMVSGLQILSRK is encoded by the coding sequence GTGTCCAAGGAAAAAGTATTTAGATACGATAAATCCGACGATAGTCCTGGATTTTTATTATGGCAGGTCACGAATCTTTGGCAAAGGGAGATCCGAAAGGTTTTAGAACCTTTGGATCTAACCCATGCCCAATTTGTTCTTTTAGCAGTTACACATTGGTTGGAACTCCACGAAGAAGAGACTACTCAGATCAAAATTGCAGATAGAGCTAAAACGGATCCAATGACTACTTCTACCGTACTTAGAACTCTTGAATCTAAAAAGTTAGTGAAACGTATCTCTCATCAAACTGATACTCGCGCAAAATTAGTGAAGACTACTTCTGAAGGGCAGAAGGTTCTAAAGCAAGCAGTCAAAGTGGTAGAAGATTTTGATGAGGATTTCTTTTCTATTTTGGGCGGGAAAAGAAAGGATATGGTTAGCGGACTCCAGATACTTTCCCGGAAATAA
- a CDS encoding LIC12353 family lipoprotein, which produces MFRNRFKISVILLTLFSILINCGDSLRGKPTPAIPELAGFYVNERSKEWFEKGKIKIQTLWIRRTAKGEMEFNHQILTRLQFSLSENREELRVKSGKLQTSDRELLFFETNGKEFHRNYNGTNTEDPKSWAVRSFGPFMKVKDFNKLIGEGTGRSAELSQDKNSIVFSNGDVYKRIGNPLLGRISINLGKFKKTIDNEIAGVVLFPLDAEAFPQTEGKQNFIALFSTTDSLAVGTPIRIAEFPGQVQESFEHLAVVELNKTKPGIAPPKIQNFSSVILDGIVDIKAFSQKESTEELIRRLKQDPNVSKDELIRELEKLKNKD; this is translated from the coding sequence ATGTTTCGAAACCGTTTCAAAATATCTGTAATTCTCTTAACCCTGTTTAGTATCCTCATAAACTGCGGAGATAGTTTAAGAGGTAAACCCACTCCTGCAATCCCGGAACTGGCAGGATTTTATGTGAATGAAAGATCCAAAGAATGGTTTGAAAAAGGAAAAATCAAAATACAAACTCTTTGGATCCGACGTACCGCAAAAGGAGAGATGGAATTCAATCATCAGATATTGACAAGACTCCAATTTAGCTTGAGCGAAAACAGAGAAGAGCTAAGAGTTAAATCAGGAAAACTTCAGACTAGCGATAGGGAACTTTTATTCTTTGAAACGAATGGTAAAGAATTCCATCGTAATTATAACGGCACCAATACAGAAGATCCTAAAAGCTGGGCAGTCCGTTCTTTTGGGCCTTTTATGAAGGTAAAAGATTTTAATAAATTAATAGGAGAAGGGACCGGAAGATCTGCAGAACTTTCCCAGGACAAAAACTCCATCGTATTTTCAAACGGAGATGTTTATAAAAGGATAGGCAATCCACTCTTAGGAAGGATCTCCATCAATCTAGGAAAATTTAAGAAAACCATAGATAATGAAATAGCAGGAGTAGTATTATTTCCTTTGGATGCAGAGGCATTTCCTCAGACAGAAGGAAAACAAAACTTCATCGCCTTATTTTCTACAACAGATTCTCTTGCAGTAGGAACTCCAATCAGGATTGCTGAATTCCCAGGCCAGGTCCAAGAATCATTCGAACATTTAGCCGTCGTAGAATTGAATAAAACAAAGCCAGGGATTGCTCCTCCCAAGATCCAAAACTTCTCTTCTGTGATTTTAGATGGGATTGTAGATATTAAGGCATTCTCTCAAAAAGAAAGCACTGAAGAGTTGATCAGAAGACTAAAACAAGATCCTAATGTTTCTAAAGACGAACTAATTCGGGAACTTGAAAAACTTAAGAACAAAGACTAA
- a CDS encoding adenylate/guanylate cyclase domain-containing protein: MDPEPTAFRFQYLLSIIFCIFLVSCSSADAPVAQKGVLDLTHWDYRSNPTFNLQGDWSFFPNTFQPDLNSEKSLEFRKIPGVWPGTGYALLKLKILLPEKHGRLAIYSKHQATAFEILINGVSAGSSGEPGTSFETSAPDNRPVYYEWDESTKEVDISFKISNFHHRLTGLWFDIRFGDAVALYKETLMLRDWDLFLSGLFFMSTIYHLGLFFLRRQDRTPLIFALFCFCLFLRIFVTEEKLIQFYFPWADYPLSMNLEYLTMYAALPLGLHFLRHSFPAYFPRKWMLLFYLISFTFSLSTIFPFPIPSKPVPYFQFIFLGGVAFAIVVLFRAIIHKEQYSLSIGFAIFALIIAGIFDMLAARQIIFARFIIPIGLFVAILTQTFILSSRYRDLYSEKEKLSDRLQRLNETYSRFVPISFLEFLGKGKLEDMRPGDQIKKEMTILFADIRSFTEISESLDSKESFELLNSYISEMEPLIHSNHGFVDKYFGDAIMALFPESSDDAVNAAISMQNRILDYNQRRMDQGNRAIGVGIGIHTGSLMMGLVGSGDRMESTVISDAVHLASKLEALNKYYGSSILISEDTYSKLKSPENFLLRKLDKLKFRGKTEHRAIYELGDHLTKTEKEAFQKSKSNFERGVELFYFGKYLDSGESFREALRIYSGDRAANLYLKRCTEQIYSSAVKVQPGPDLA; the protein is encoded by the coding sequence ATGGATCCTGAGCCGACAGCTTTCCGATTTCAATATTTACTTTCTATAATTTTCTGTATCTTCTTAGTTTCTTGCTCATCTGCGGATGCACCAGTCGCTCAAAAAGGGGTCTTAGATTTAACCCATTGGGATTATAGATCCAACCCCACATTCAATTTGCAGGGAGATTGGTCTTTTTTTCCGAATACTTTTCAGCCTGATCTTAATTCCGAAAAATCTCTTGAATTTCGTAAAATTCCTGGAGTTTGGCCAGGAACAGGTTACGCACTTCTCAAATTAAAAATACTCCTTCCGGAAAAACATGGGCGTTTGGCGATCTATTCTAAGCACCAGGCAACTGCTTTTGAAATTTTGATAAATGGCGTTTCAGCAGGTAGTTCAGGAGAGCCTGGAACTTCTTTTGAAACAAGCGCTCCCGATAATAGGCCAGTTTATTATGAATGGGACGAATCCACTAAGGAAGTAGATATTAGTTTCAAAATTTCTAATTTTCATCATAGGCTTACTGGCTTGTGGTTTGATATACGATTTGGGGATGCGGTCGCGCTTTATAAAGAAACCCTAATGCTTAGGGATTGGGATCTTTTTCTGTCTGGACTTTTTTTCATGTCCACCATCTACCATCTTGGACTTTTCTTCTTGAGAAGACAGGATCGTACTCCTCTTATATTTGCATTATTCTGTTTTTGTTTATTCCTGCGTATATTTGTGACTGAGGAAAAATTGATCCAATTCTATTTCCCTTGGGCAGATTATCCACTTTCCATGAACTTGGAATATCTAACTATGTATGCGGCCTTACCTCTGGGGCTTCATTTTTTGAGGCATTCCTTTCCTGCATATTTCCCTCGGAAATGGATGTTATTATTCTATCTGATTTCATTTACATTTTCTTTAAGTACAATTTTTCCTTTTCCAATCCCTTCTAAGCCTGTTCCATATTTTCAATTTATATTTTTAGGAGGTGTGGCATTTGCAATTGTGGTACTTTTTAGGGCAATCATTCACAAAGAACAATATTCTCTTTCGATAGGATTTGCCATTTTTGCTCTGATAATTGCAGGAATTTTTGATATGCTTGCTGCCAGACAGATCATATTCGCAAGGTTTATTATTCCTATAGGATTGTTTGTCGCCATTCTCACTCAAACATTCATTTTATCTTCTAGATACAGAGACCTATATAGCGAGAAGGAAAAACTTTCGGATCGCCTGCAACGTTTGAACGAGACCTACAGTAGATTTGTTCCTATTAGCTTTTTAGAATTTTTAGGAAAAGGAAAGCTGGAGGATATGCGACCTGGTGACCAGATCAAAAAGGAAATGACCATCCTGTTTGCGGATATCAGATCTTTTACTGAAATTTCTGAAAGTCTGGATTCCAAAGAAAGTTTCGAATTATTAAATTCTTATATTTCAGAGATGGAACCTCTTATCCATTCTAACCACGGCTTTGTGGATAAGTATTTTGGAGACGCGATCATGGCTCTCTTTCCTGAAAGTTCAGATGACGCAGTGAATGCAGCTATTTCCATGCAAAATCGTATTTTGGATTATAACCAAAGAAGAATGGACCAAGGAAATCGTGCGATCGGAGTTGGGATCGGGATACATACTGGTTCTTTGATGATGGGTCTTGTTGGTTCAGGAGATCGTATGGAAAGTACTGTGATCTCTGATGCAGTCCATCTTGCTTCTAAATTGGAAGCTTTGAATAAATATTATGGTTCTAGTATATTGATTAGTGAAGATACTTATTCTAAATTAAAATCTCCAGAAAACTTTTTACTTCGTAAATTGGATAAACTTAAGTTTAGAGGAAAAACGGAACATAGGGCGATCTATGAGTTGGGAGATCATTTAACTAAAACAGAAAAAGAGGCCTTCCAAAAATCCAAAAGTAATTTTGAAAGGGGAGTGGAACTGTTTTATTTCGGAAAATATTTGGATTCGGGAGAATCTTTCAGAGAGGCATTGAGGATCTATTCCGGAGACAGGGCCGCGAACTTATATTTAAAACGTTGCACGGAACAAATTTATTCTTCCGCAGTAAAAGTACAGCCCGGTCCGGATCTAGCTTAA
- the rmuC gene encoding DNA recombination protein RmuC, whose product MEFAIVLLTGLLIGFGLAFFLAKALYSKESGINPNEHEKLKLERAGLLTSEQRSKERILQLEKEFKENSEKTEKAIGYYQAMKKESDLLKERLENQKKEFEELMSKLDEKFKHAANQALLDNSQKFNQQTHEKMNDLLRPFKEEIEKFGVKVELSHKEHKDDTANLKAQINNLLEMNKTLSEDAKSLASALKGNSKTQGDWGEGILENILQNSGLVKGREYTSQESVQTEDGRLRPDIVVKLPSGKSIVIDSKVSLTAYVEYASAESEDIKKAALQRHLKSLYDHVSGLYKKNYQSLYGIESLDFVLMFLPVEPSYYEAVRTDPKFLEDAYAKNILIVTPSTLMVSLKMVANLWRKEKQNKNSEQIAEESGKMYDKIVEIVTALEVLGKSLDKSKDNYDAVLGKLKSGRGNLLGRAENIRKLGAKVRKSLDSSSEDSGEDAEETLFLNGE is encoded by the coding sequence ATGGAATTTGCAATCGTATTACTCACCGGTCTCCTGATCGGCTTTGGCCTGGCATTCTTCTTGGCAAAAGCACTCTATTCCAAAGAGTCAGGGATCAATCCGAATGAGCACGAAAAATTAAAATTAGAAAGAGCGGGCCTTCTCACTTCTGAACAAAGATCCAAGGAAAGGATCCTTCAGTTAGAAAAAGAGTTCAAAGAGAATTCTGAAAAAACAGAAAAAGCGATCGGCTATTACCAAGCCATGAAAAAGGAATCTGATCTTTTGAAAGAAAGATTAGAGAACCAAAAAAAAGAATTCGAAGAATTAATGTCCAAGTTGGACGAAAAGTTCAAACATGCAGCCAATCAGGCACTGCTGGACAATTCACAAAAATTTAACCAACAAACTCATGAAAAAATGAATGATCTACTTCGTCCTTTTAAGGAAGAAATAGAAAAGTTCGGAGTTAAAGTAGAACTTTCTCATAAAGAGCATAAGGATGATACAGCAAACTTAAAGGCTCAGATCAATAATCTATTAGAAATGAATAAAACACTTTCTGAAGATGCTAAAAGTCTAGCCTCTGCTCTGAAAGGGAATTCTAAAACCCAAGGAGATTGGGGAGAAGGTATTTTAGAAAATATTCTTCAAAATAGCGGTCTAGTCAAAGGAAGAGAATATACCTCACAAGAATCCGTACAAACGGAAGACGGAAGATTAAGGCCGGATATAGTAGTCAAACTTCCTTCAGGAAAATCAATCGTCATAGACTCAAAAGTTTCCTTAACTGCTTACGTAGAATATGCTTCTGCAGAATCAGAAGATATAAAAAAGGCAGCACTACAAAGACATCTCAAAAGTTTATACGACCATGTCTCTGGATTATATAAGAAAAATTATCAGTCGCTCTATGGAATAGAATCATTAGACTTTGTGTTGATGTTCCTTCCAGTGGAACCTTCTTATTATGAAGCAGTTCGTACAGATCCTAAATTTTTAGAAGATGCCTACGCAAAAAATATTCTGATAGTTACTCCTTCTACATTGATGGTTTCCTTAAAGATGGTGGCCAATCTTTGGAGAAAGGAAAAACAAAACAAAAACTCTGAACAGATCGCAGAAGAGTCTGGTAAGATGTACGACAAGATCGTAGAAATTGTCACCGCTTTGGAAGTATTAGGAAAATCTTTAGATAAATCTAAAGATAATTATGATGCTGTGCTCGGAAAATTAAAATCTGGTAGAGGAAATCTTTTAGGAAGAGCGGAGAATATTCGCAAACTAGGAGCGAAAGTCCGTAAGTCCTTAGATTCCAGTTCCGAAGATTCTGGGGAAGATGCAGAAGAAACTTTATTCTTAAATGGAGAATGA
- a CDS encoding DEAD/DEAH box helicase, producing the protein MKPKKTFHELGLSEDVLKAVSDLGFTEPSSIQSEAIPLILSGRDVIGHSRTGTGKTAAFAIPSLEILEEGEQSPQVLVLCPTRELVVQVAEEYRKLGKYKEDFEVAAIYGGDDITKQFKALKRKPQVIVGTPGRTMDHMDRKTLILSGIKMVILDEADEMLDMGFLEDMEIILAKIPEERQTILFSATLSAKVMGITKKFQDSPKIVDVTGGKADRPKIKQIYFEMRDGLKSEALIRLLEFHTPKASLVFCNTKVRVDELVEFLKSKGIFSEGLHGDLSQNQRNKVMSGFRSGLVTVLVATDVAGRGIDVSDVEAVFNYDIPRDSEDYVHRIGRTGRAGRKGLALSFVSNKEFRTLRKIREDHEFEMELGKVPDISELTEKKFEEYSHIVKEVAEEGDVSEYSKLVKKLTSEGVPAERLAAALFKLALADKSEKFDSGARFDQDQRSFREKEGSSRNDRDRRFGGRPKQKGKRDHKDKNRNSNHHRGGNGGGKKSSGSSSGGPSRKKAGKR; encoded by the coding sequence TTGAAACCCAAAAAAACATTTCATGAACTCGGACTATCCGAGGACGTCTTAAAAGCAGTATCCGATCTTGGATTTACAGAACCTTCTTCCATTCAATCCGAAGCTATTCCTCTTATTCTCTCCGGAAGGGACGTAATCGGTCATTCCCGTACTGGAACAGGTAAAACAGCAGCATTTGCAATTCCAAGTTTAGAAATATTGGAAGAAGGAGAACAGTCTCCTCAAGTATTAGTACTCTGCCCTACCAGAGAATTGGTAGTCCAAGTCGCAGAAGAGTATAGAAAATTAGGAAAATATAAAGAAGATTTCGAAGTAGCTGCAATCTATGGTGGAGATGATATCACCAAACAATTCAAGGCATTAAAAAGAAAACCACAAGTGATCGTTGGAACTCCAGGAAGGACCATGGATCATATGGACAGAAAAACCTTGATCCTAAGCGGGATCAAAATGGTGATCCTGGACGAAGCTGATGAAATGTTAGATATGGGATTTTTAGAGGATATGGAAATCATCCTCGCAAAAATTCCTGAAGAAAGACAAACAATCCTATTTTCAGCGACTCTTTCTGCAAAGGTAATGGGAATTACTAAAAAGTTCCAGGATTCTCCTAAGATCGTAGATGTTACAGGTGGAAAAGCGGATAGACCTAAGATCAAACAGATCTATTTTGAAATGAGAGATGGTCTTAAATCTGAGGCATTGATCCGTCTTTTAGAATTCCATACTCCTAAAGCTTCATTAGTATTTTGTAATACTAAAGTCAGAGTGGACGAACTTGTAGAATTTCTGAAATCCAAGGGAATATTCTCAGAAGGATTACACGGAGATCTTTCCCAAAATCAAAGAAACAAGGTAATGTCCGGATTCCGCTCGGGGTTGGTTACAGTTCTTGTAGCAACAGATGTAGCTGGAAGAGGAATCGACGTAAGCGATGTAGAAGCAGTATTCAATTACGATATTCCAAGAGATTCTGAAGATTATGTTCACCGCATCGGCAGAACAGGAAGAGCAGGAAGAAAAGGACTCGCACTCAGTTTTGTTTCCAATAAAGAATTCAGAACATTACGCAAAATCAGAGAAGACCACGAATTCGAAATGGAACTCGGAAAAGTCCCTGATATTTCAGAACTTACTGAAAAGAAATTTGAAGAATATTCTCATATAGTTAAAGAAGTTGCGGAAGAAGGAGATGTTTCCGAATATTCTAAACTTGTAAAGAAGCTCACCTCAGAAGGAGTTCCTGCAGAACGTTTAGCAGCAGCACTTTTCAAATTAGCTCTCGCAGATAAGTCAGAAAAATTCGACTCAGGCGCGCGTTTCGACCAAGATCAAAGAAGCTTCCGAGAAAAAGAAGGTTCTTCTCGCAATGACCGTGACAGACGTTTTGGTGGAAGACCAAAGCAGAAAGGAAAACGGGATCATAAAGATAAAAACCGAAACTCAAATCACCACCGCGGCGGTAACGGCGGTGGAAAAAAAAGTTCTGGCTCCAGTTCCGGCGGCCCTTCTCGCAAAAAAGCCGGGAAACGTTAA
- a CDS encoding DNA alkylation repair protein, which translates to MPNPKTKVSKKLLGGENSKADDVIQEVRKLADPKAVEILSRFFKTGKGQYGEGDLFLGIKVPPLRKISKLYKGLPLPELQKIVKSKYHEERLLGFFILCEKFQKTAEEDRKELHLFYLKNLKYVNNWDIVDLSSRELIGDYLIDKKRDILYRLVKSNNMWERRIAIISTYAFIRKGDFKDTLKISELLLTDKEDLIHKAVGWMLREVGNRSLKPETDFLDKHAHKMPRTMLRYAIEKFPTKLKSKYMKAGKE; encoded by the coding sequence ATGCCCAACCCCAAAACAAAAGTCTCAAAGAAATTATTGGGGGGAGAAAATTCCAAGGCCGACGATGTGATCCAAGAAGTCCGAAAACTCGCCGATCCAAAGGCAGTGGAAATACTCTCTCGATTTTTTAAAACAGGAAAAGGGCAATATGGAGAAGGTGATCTTTTCCTAGGAATAAAGGTCCCGCCTCTTCGAAAAATTTCCAAATTATATAAGGGACTTCCTTTACCCGAACTTCAGAAAATCGTAAAATCTAAATATCATGAAGAAAGACTTTTAGGATTTTTTATACTATGTGAAAAATTCCAAAAAACTGCTGAAGAAGATCGCAAAGAACTTCATCTATTCTATTTAAAAAACTTAAAATACGTTAATAATTGGGACATCGTAGATCTAAGTTCCAGAGAATTGATCGGTGATTATCTTATAGATAAGAAAAGAGACATCTTATACAGACTTGTTAAATCGAATAATATGTGGGAAAGAAGGATCGCTATCATTTCTACTTATGCTTTTATTCGCAAAGGAGACTTTAAAGATACCTTAAAGATCTCCGAATTGCTCCTAACGGATAAGGAAGATCTAATTCATAAGGCAGTGGGCTGGATGCTAAGAGAAGTTGGGAACAGAAGTCTTAAACCTGAGACAGACTTTTTGGATAAACATGCACATAAGATGCCCAGAACTATGCTTAGATATGCGATCGAAAAGTTTCCAACTAAGCTAAAATCAAAATATATGAAGGCTGGCAAGGAATAA
- a CDS encoding rhodanese-related sulfurtransferase has protein sequence MKHKPLHNIYSKDILKKKIEAEDFKRTTISFYKYVIIENPNLLRNELYREWESLGVLGRIYIAREGINAQLSVPEFNFQKFRDSIDARKEFKDVPFKIAVEQNSYSFLKLDIRVRNKIVADGLADDTFDVTNVGTHLNAEEFNKKLESSETIVVDVRNHYESEIGHFEGALLPQADTFREELPLIIDLLQDKKDKEIVMYCTGGIRCEKASAYLKHHGFQNVYQLHGGIISYASEIKEKGLDSKFKGKNFVFDARLQETVGEEILSECHQCDQKSARHINCANPACHILFIQCESCAEKFDNCCSVECQKIAALPVEEQKKLRKGKAASNQHFSKSKIRPKVFELYKGK, from the coding sequence ATGAAACATAAACCTCTTCATAATATTTATAGTAAGGATATTCTAAAGAAAAAGATCGAGGCAGAGGATTTCAAACGTACTACTATTTCCTTTTATAAATATGTGATTATAGAGAATCCGAACCTTCTCCGCAACGAACTATATAGGGAATGGGAATCCTTAGGAGTTCTGGGAAGGATCTATATTGCAAGAGAGGGGATCAATGCACAATTATCAGTGCCTGAATTCAATTTTCAAAAATTCAGAGATTCTATAGATGCAAGAAAAGAGTTCAAAGATGTTCCATTCAAGATCGCAGTGGAACAAAATTCTTATTCATTTTTAAAATTGGACATCCGAGTTCGAAATAAGATCGTAGCAGATGGTCTTGCGGATGATACTTTCGATGTAACCAATGTTGGAACTCATTTAAACGCAGAAGAGTTTAATAAGAAGTTAGAATCTTCTGAAACTATCGTAGTGGATGTTCGTAATCATTATGAATCAGAGATAGGACATTTCGAGGGTGCATTACTTCCCCAAGCAGATACGTTTAGAGAGGAATTACCTCTGATCATAGACCTTCTGCAAGATAAAAAGGATAAGGAAATTGTAATGTATTGCACCGGAGGGATACGATGCGAGAAGGCTTCCGCTTATCTGAAACATCATGGATTCCAAAATGTGTATCAGTTGCATGGAGGGATTATCTCTTATGCTTCTGAAATTAAAGAGAAGGGACTGGACTCCAAGTTTAAGGGAAAAAATTTCGTGTTCGACGCGAGACTCCAGGAAACTGTGGGAGAGGAGATACTAAGCGAATGCCACCAATGTGATCAAAAATCCGCAAGGCATATCAATTGTGCAAATCCTGCCTGCCATATTCTATTCATCCAATGTGAATCCTGCGCGGAAAAATTCGATAACTGCTGCTCTGTGGAATGCCAAAAGATCGCAGCCTTACCTGTGGAAGAACAGAAAAAATTGAGAAAAGGTAAAGCTGCTTCCAACCAACATTTTTCCAAGTCGAAGATCAGACCCAAGGTTTTCGAACTTTACAAAGGAAAATAA
- a CDS encoding nuclear transport factor 2 family protein translates to MKKFVVLTLAILSLFNCGNSAQEEKNKKLVLDFYKMALVDHKHREAADLYLSEDYKQHNPTVATGKEAFKEAFDGLFKVMPDASIEIKRALVDGNMVVVHSHLKLDKTSRGFAVVDIFRVEKDKVVEHWDVIQEIPENPKNENTMF, encoded by the coding sequence ATGAAAAAATTTGTAGTGCTTACGCTGGCGATCTTGAGCCTCTTTAACTGCGGAAATTCCGCACAAGAGGAGAAAAATAAGAAGTTAGTATTAGACTTTTATAAAATGGCCCTAGTTGACCATAAACATAGGGAAGCTGCAGATCTGTATCTGAGTGAGGATTATAAACAACATAATCCTACTGTTGCTACAGGCAAGGAAGCCTTTAAAGAAGCGTTCGACGGGCTTTTTAAAGTTATGCCCGACGCTTCCATAGAGATCAAACGAGCACTAGTCGATGGAAATATGGTAGTTGTCCATTCTCATCTGAAGTTGGACAAGACCTCTAGGGGATTCGCAGTAGTCGATATTTTTAGGGTCGAAAAAGATAAGGTAGTGGAGCACTGGGATGTGATCCAAGAAATTCCTGAAAATCCTAAGAACGAAAATACAATGTTCTAA
- the ygiD gene encoding 4,5-DOPA dioxygenase extradiol: protein MKKIGRKEFLLVTGGILFGSIGLREILKYKEEEGKIMEKLPVFFVGHGSPMNALGPNPLADTWAESTKDFPEPKAILSISAHWFTRGTYVTSNQLPPTIHDFYGFPQELFDVQYPAPGDPKLAEELSRSKQAQVIQDDSWGLDHGTWSVLRNMYPKANIPVVQLSLDATKSGEWHYEFAKSLSKLREQGVLVLGSGDLVHNLRLYDWKNQDTPHDWALDANETFKDLIQKRDWKSLANYQKLGTAVQIAIPTPEHYFPMLYALALAGEKEEIHFYNDIIQSSVSLTSMKIS from the coding sequence ATGAAAAAGATCGGCCGAAAAGAATTCTTACTAGTAACAGGCGGAATTTTATTCGGCTCGATCGGATTAAGAGAAATCTTAAAATATAAAGAAGAAGAAGGAAAGATCATGGAGAAGTTACCGGTATTTTTTGTGGGCCATGGAAGTCCAATGAACGCTCTTGGGCCGAATCCGTTAGCCGACACATGGGCTGAATCCACGAAAGATTTTCCGGAGCCCAAAGCAATTTTAAGTATTTCTGCGCATTGGTTTACTAGAGGAACATATGTAACTTCTAACCAGCTTCCTCCTACCATTCACGATTTTTACGGATTCCCTCAGGAATTATTCGATGTTCAATATCCTGCACCGGGAGATCCGAAACTTGCAGAAGAACTTTCTAGGTCCAAGCAAGCACAAGTGATCCAGGATGATTCTTGGGGATTGGATCATGGGACTTGGAGTGTCCTTAGAAACATGTATCCCAAGGCAAATATACCTGTAGTTCAATTGAGTTTAGATGCCACTAAATCTGGAGAATGGCATTACGAATTTGCAAAGTCTTTGTCTAAGCTTCGAGAGCAAGGTGTTCTAGTTTTGGGAAGCGGGGACTTAGTTCATAATTTACGTCTTTACGATTGGAAAAACCAAGATACGCCTCATGACTGGGCATTGGATGCGAACGAAACATTCAAGGATCTGATCCAAAAAAGAGATTGGAAGAGCTTGGCAAATTATCAAAAATTGGGAACTGCAGTGCAGATCGCCATTCCGACTCCTGAACATTATTTTCCTATGTTATATGCATTAGCTTTGGCAGGAGAGAAGGAAGAGATCCATTTTTATAATGATATTATCCAGAGTTCTGTATCTCTGACTAGTATGAAGATCAGTTAA